TGACCACATCACGtaggcaaaaaaaaagtcaccacaGCACACACGTGTCCATGGGTTTGGCTTTACGTCGGCCTTTTTGTCACCAATGTCCTTCAGTCGTCTCTTTttgtcccctccctccctctcacccctcAGGACTTCCTCATCCGCACCGTCTCCGAGCTGCCGTTCAGTTTGCTCCGCCCGGATGGAGTGGACGTGCTGCCGTTGCCCAGAGGACGGTCCCGGTCCGCGGGGACTTCCTGGTTGCGTTGGCGGGTCTCTTTGTAACGGAGCGTGATGTCACTGTGAGAAGATTATAGGAAAGATTCTTAATCGAAAATCAGCTTTTGTGACCAGATTCTGTTCGTCCTCATTGAAGTCAAAAGGATCTGAAGGACGTTGTCTTTTCATTTGTTGAAGTAACTCAGATATGTATCCAGGGGGGAGTAATTATACCACAGCGTGCCCTGGTTGTCATGCCAACAGGCACGTAGTGCGTGTGTGAGCTCCTGCAACACAAGCAGACGGTCCTCTGCACCACGCACACGTTAATGACTGCAACCAAGACTAAAACTGATAAAGACGACAAAATTCACTACAGCGGAAAAACAAAGAGGTGCCATGCGGGAGGAAGGAGCCGTGTGAAGTGACACGCGTGTCGTCTGGAGGGTCCCAAAGATCTTCTGAATACAACTATGGATCCAAGCAGTGAGGTGTTggagggagaaggaaacagaATGGACTAAACCTACAACACCAGACATTTCTGCtgagcatggggggggggggggcaatgctaATTAGACCATTTTTAATGAAACTTAATTGACATTGtgattaaactatttttttgtttaacagcGGACGAAGAATCAATGGCTATTTAGTTCATCGCTCAGATGAGTCAGTTGAATCATTTCTGCACAGTAGCTTTGTACCTCCACCCCCTCTGCATAGGAACCCATCCCACTTCTCACCGGATGAAGAAGCGCCACAGGGTCCAGATGACGATGAGGAAGATTCCCAGGAACCAGCACTGCGTGACCACAAAGGGGATGGGCAGCATGATGGTGTTGGGATCGTACTTGACCACGATGAGGAACTCAGTCACTGTGATCGCTGCCACCAGCCACGCCTGCTGGCCGAGCTTCTTGTGGAACTTCCTGCCATGAAAAATGACCAAAAGAGGTTGTTATGGAGAAGTGATATGACTGTTGGGATGTTTTTACCGTGTGGAGGTAAGAACACACAGTACACATGGCAGAATAGTAGCGCTCGGCTACTCGGTTACACACCTGCAGAAAAAGACAATAGTATGcatgcaaataaaaatgaaatagctCATCTGAAAGCAGCAGCACAGAAGCCATCAGATATGACGAAGCTGCTTGGATCCAACACTTTGAGTACAGCCGGCATTTGTACCCCCCAGAAGACATTCGCCGAAAAATATTACACTCAAGTAAATGGCAACGAGCTCCCGAGTGTCTGTTATGAATCAGCATTGAAGACACCGTGTGGTGGAAAGCCTTTAttcaattaccccccccccccccccccccccagccccctcaGCTTCATCTAGCTGCTACTCACGGGTCGTCCATGAAGTCGTAGATTTCCCTCATGGCGACGCCTCCTACGTTGACGAAGAAGACCAGTCGCAGCAGCACCAGGTAGTGCTCAGGAGGCATCCACAACACGAACTTCAGGTAGAAGGTGTTCAGCTCCGCCAGGAGGAACTGGGAACGGTCGACATGGAAGGAAGTTTGCGTCAACTCGGGAGCACTGAGAATGAACTGTAGCGAGCGGCTCGTCTCTTATGGCCACCACCATTTGTTTGAGAATATCTTTATTTGTGGGGAGCTTTTTCACTTTTTACATTGCAATGCCAGGATATTTCCTACCATGAAGATGATGCCCAACACAGCCAGCCAGCGACGAAGGTTTGAAGCGGGCTTCCACTCAAACTTCACCCAGCTGTAGGGAGTGAACTGGAACGCCATTCGCTTTATCTTCCCCCTGGGAGACGCGGCGGAGGAGATGCGGTTAGAAACAGAGGAACATTACATCTTACATCCgtcacacacgtgtgtgcagtTAAGTTAATTGTTGTGGTTTCAGTCCTATGAGAGCAGGTTGATGGTCGTACTTGTATGTAGGAATGTTCCACAGGCCCTGCCACTGGTAGGGCTTCATGGATAACCAGGCCAGGGCCTTCATGCCACAGTAGATCCCCAGACCGTTACACAGCAACACGTCCATGATCCACTACGGAGAGACGACACCGTTACCAATAACACAAGCGACGCAGGTCTGCTAGATGGAAGCTTTTCTTCTGGCTTAGTTCTGTTGCAGACCTGTACACACCCCGGTGGGTGGTGACATTAGAATAGAATCCCAGCATTGAATGTGGTTTGAAGCACCGTAGCTTTCATGTTCACAATTAATGtaaaagacacacaatgtaGTAGGTTACATTAATTCATATTTACTGTTAATAGGCAGTTGTTTGTGAAACATCGTCGCACCTCAGTCTAACTAATGTGTTTACTAATCTTCTTTAATATCCCACTACTGTCTCGCTTTATGGCTTTAAACTAAAGCCTCTTATCTTTCACACAAATGACCACTTTAATTGCTGTGATAAATCTGAGTAGCAGATTTGCAGAATAATAAGCAGCCTGCGGATACTAGAGAAATAACAAAACGCCTCATCAAAGACACTGCTCCAAATTGTGCCTTCAGCAGCTCAGAAGTACGGTCACCTTTGCCACCTCGGAGAATCTCAGTATGCGGCGAGACGTTGACCAAACAGCTCGTAAAGAaggcaaaagctgcgctgcagaCATACGGAAGGATTTATAGGCCTTGGTTCACTTTACAGTGACGTCTGCAGGTCCTGTCTGTTCTCACTGGGACTCAGCAGCAGCACGTTCATTCCCAACGGCCTGCAgattctgttcgctggtgcactttactttttaattcTTAGTTTAGagatatttttaactttaacttttattcctttattttaaactaacccatagccttatatttgattcctcgtgcactgtcttgtactgtctgctgttatgcaccaactgccaagtcaaattcctcgtatgtccgatatattatggcaataaatgtttcctgattcctgaggtAAAACGGCCAGAGACATTTGTACGTACGTGGTCCCACCAGCACTCTGAGAAGTTGGGTAGCTGGTGCTCCAGGCTGTATTCCAGGAACTCGAACATCACACTGATTATCATGCACATCCACCAATCGCGAATCATCAGAGTctgaggatgaaaacacagcaaaaggGGGAGGCGGAGTGGGTGGGGATGAATGGTGTGGAGCGGGAGGTCAGCGAGATGCCGTACAGAGAGAAACTTCTTCCATTGCAGACGCAACAGAGCACACCAGCAGCATAGGAATCAGCCAACAAATTACACATGTGGGGGGATTTAATGATTAGTGAGTTTTGCAGTGCAACGTATGTAAATGTGTCTAATCTGTAACCAAGAGACAGTTGGTTCCCGAGCTGACGAGACCGACTGCTGCTGTGCCTTTCATGTGACGCAGTCCTGTTGAGCCTTCTCCAGTCATACCTTGATGTACCATCCCAGGAAGTGAGCTGGAACAAAGCCATCCATCTTGTCCTGTGGAGACAAACCAACATGGTGGTTTAACAAGGTCATCTTCTTTCAGTAGATTTAAAATCTACACCCTTTCCAAGTGAGTTCAGGTTGTCCAAAATAGTCTACAACTCAATATATGGCAGATGTACttcattatataatatatatatatttttttgcatccatggggggagtgtgggggtggGAGAAGGCCCGGTTCTACTGACGGGATTTGATCTGCATCAGACACAAGCTTCTGAAACCAGCCTGCACGCAGCCAAACActaacagtttgtgtgtgtttgcatgagagATACACAAAAaggtgaaagggggggggtggggggggtagaaGGCTGCCACACTATATGAGATCCAGGTCCTCCTCCTTTTCAGTACTAAGTGACAACATCTTCTTACCCAGATGTTGTGGAAGGGGTCGGTGGTGTTGCCCGGGTCGTACATAAGGCAGTTTCCTCCATAGTCCCGCTCCGGGAGGGGAACCCCAAGCTTGGGGTCGATGTACTTCATGAACTGTCGGCCATCGTGCACCGTCTGCATATcaggaaaggagaagagaaaccATCATGGGTGCTTAATCCCGCTGAGGAGGAGCGCTTATTGAGGCACGGAGTCATAATGAGCCTGAAAGGCAGATGTGGATATTTCCATCATGGGTTGCTATGATGATATATGTCAGAGAAAACTGACATATTAAGACAACTGCTGTAATATAATCATAATGTCAGTAGTTACAACAGAACAATAACAATGTGCAACACAACAATTCACAGGATAGCTTATTTACAATGTTTGTacacaaatggaaaaaacatccaATATCACACTCTCTACATtgagtgtttattattattattattttatatttattatattatacagCCTTGAAGCATattagtttgttgttttcatggAGAGATTAATCAAGCTACACGTTTCATTTTCCTTGCAGGCGTAAAGAAGGCAGATGGCTTAAGTATCACTCTAGTCACTAAGACAAGTTAGTTAACTGTATTGCTGCTTTACACGGCCTGGCTCAGTGACATTTCAATTAAACTTAAGAGGCTTCCAGGGTTCCAAATGTGGATaagagatataaaaaaaaaagcagtgtttCAATATAATCATCACACCCACCTggaagaggatgaagatgaggaacAGCTCGTACACGACAGTGACACAAAGCCAGAACCTCCAGTAAGCTGGataggggaaaaaaacacacacacattccagctTGTTAATATTTGATTTAACTTGTCACAATCATCTCAGACGGGCCCAGGATGCTGCAGTGGCCTTACAAAATAGATAGCAAAGATAGCAGAAGGGGAGGCCAATAACGCGTGAGAGATGCAGCCAATGGCACCGCTTCCATCCAGTGAGTCAGACCATCTGGGAACGaatagtttttatttaaaaagggggcGTTTAAAGGTTAGGTTCAACAATTCAAATAGCATCCGAGTGATTCTGTCCACACAGACCTTGTTGACTGTTTGGTTATGCAAGAGTGAGGAATTCCTGATTACATAAATGATACAGCAGTTTTCAACAATTGGGTGAAACAGTCAGAGATAATCTGGTGTCCATTAAAGTTCAGATTGGTTATTCGTTATTGGCTGTGTTAAAAGTATAAAGCCATCACAGCAGTAGAGTGCAATCAGTGACCCACAGAGGGATTCCATCTCATTTCGAGTGAGTCTTTGGTGGTTTCCCTCACAAGATGCCGGTTGTAAACCCTGAAGGCCCTTTGGCTACTTTCCCATAGTACAAACATGTGGATTGCAGCACAACTACAGCGAGCTGAACAACAACTAAAGCCACTTGGCCAGCTCAACGGGTCAGCCAGTATGACGCCGTCAGTTaatatacacaaacaccaccataAACAAAAGGAGACGCCGACAAGGCACaagtaataacagcagcagcgccACTTTACGCCTTCAACGTGACTGTGTCTCCAtctgacccccccacaccctgttgtcttccttccatccttcccCTCTGAGTCAGTGGGAACACGTTGTGTGATACAAGAGATGCATTTTTTGCATGGCTGACCTGGTTAAAAATCTAAATAGCAAACAACTTTTATGAACTGCCCTTTTATAAATAGCACCAACTCTTTATAGAAGGAACAGTGCGTCACATGTAGGGGGATCAATTGGACAATACGGAATACAATATCATTATAGCATAGTTACGGTTGTTTTATCACCTGAAAAAAATaagggctgttttttttctacatcaCAGAAGAGTCGGGCATGTTTCTACGGTAACCTAGAGTGGACAAACCGGAAAGCTGCACACTCAATAACTACTTACTATTCCTCATTTGtcctttctccaaacacacaaCCTGAGAGAAATTAAGTCATCGCTGCTGGCGACAACTTGGCAACAGCTCGCCAGGTCTGTCTGAAATGAGCACTAGAGCGCTATTTATTCACGCTTCTGCTCCTATTCATGCATTCAAGGTGGCCATACGTTTCCCGTTGCAACTATTTACTGAGCACTACGGCCCTTAAGCCAGTAAACAGGTCATCAATAGTGACGACGATTTTCTTGTTTACTTTGTTGTCTGAGGGATCTTGCCAGGAAAACACTGCACCTCCTTTCATTCATCCAGATGTCACCTCCATTCTGACGCTTACATTTAGCTAGTCAttgatagatactttattgatccctcaagagggaagttttggtatcacagcagcatgtacagggaagaaaatagaataaaacgatacacattatatacaatataataatatagaaatattaaattattagattaaattaaataaactaaaactgaaacaaaagaataacctttcaaaagagacaataataataatttgtaaaaggagaagaggaagagcagcaacatcacagcagtacagggttattattgtcattaaaaTCATTTTGCAGATTGATTCCCTTCACTTAGAGGAGCTTCATGTTACATGGAATTCTAAAATGTTGCTATTGATTGAATTAGTGGCAATGGCTCTCAGGTACTCTTACCCTTGTACACATCATAGGAACGGAGTAACAAATAATGCAGCATTAAAAAGACTCCACACTTAATGTAgtggaaaaatatattttcaatatcTCAGTAATCAGGTGTTCTTAAGGCATGTAATAAAAATACCTACTCTAATTCAGAGACTTTGAACGTGCTTTGCacaaggtgtgtgtgcatggaatGGTGAGGATGAAATGCTGCCTTTCCTACCTGGGTGTGGTCTGGTAAATGGTCCATCTTTGGCTTGTGTCACTCCAAAACAGAGAAACACCAGGATGCTTGCCACAATCCCCCTAGAAGCGCACacagaaaaatacaattattaataataactaTCATGAATACACTGGGGTAGATAACTAAACACAGCAGGAGTTATGTGCTAGCTGAAGAATGAAATCGTTAAACTGCATAATGAACTACCTTATGATTAAACAAAATGCATAATTTGATAAAAATCTGAAACTCTCAATACTATAAAATTGGCAGGATGCATTGTACTGGATTATTTTAATAGAATTTGATGTCTGTGCTTCCAACACACCTTACAACCAGTTCTACAGGATCTTCTGGACAGATGTTTTGGCAAATGTGAAATACAGTGTTATCTGGATGTCTACAAGACACGTGCCAATGGGCGCTCTTCATACACAAAGAACAACCTTTTTTTGCCCATAAAATGAAAACTATTCAAAGCCATGAGAAAAACATCTGTGATGTCAGCGGTCGAAACAGCAATGAATGGGTCACAATTTCATTTGGTGACCGTGGATTATTGGTCCCCATTAGAATCAAACAAGCACACCAGGAACAGGGGGGGCTCAGCAGCTCAACACACTATATCACAAGTGTGTATTTTTAAGTAGGTGGGAAAGTGAGTTCATGTGTCCAAATGAGTGTATCCCAGTGTGTACATGACTGGATCTGTGTGCGTCCTTCTGCTGGGAAGAAGCTCAAagggtcttcttcttctgggccAGAGGAGGCCCAGACACAACGAGTGAGTAAATCCAGGGCAGTTCTAAAATCAAGTAACAATTTCTgaccaaaatgaatgaattccaATGTAGTGCATTAATCAAAGGATTTACTGGTGCTTTTAAAATGCTCACGATGAGTCTCGAGTTGCTGACCGACTTGAGGGACTAAAGAGAACCATCCCATTTTCCAAAACCCTGCTCTGAAGAATTAGAAGAAAAGCCACTTGAGCTTTCCTCTACAAATcaattacacaaacaaacaagcagtaaCGACCCACAACTTTGTGGTGATATTTGTCACGCTAGTGACCGAAATACCACCCACAGGATAAACTGGTATGGTGACTCATTTGCTGTATTAGACATAGTGACGCCATTTGTTTTTTGAATACATTCTGCAGAAACCAGTCCGTACTTTTGACAGCGAGACACTTCAAAGTGCATCTTTTTAGTACAATGCAACACTAACAAGGGAACCGGAATCACTCTTCAGGTTTGCTGCACTCGTTAAAGTCTTTATGGTTCACTACATTTAACTTTAGTTTTTAACTGGGTTGCTTCTTTGACTGCGGTGAAAGATTAAGGGCATAAAACACACTCTCCAAATCAAGTCTAATGGTGAGCCGACATTCAGGCTCTTCCTTGTCGTGGTCATCGGGGCTGAATTTATCTGTGAGAAAGCTACACGTGTCCTCAGAAGAGGGCACGCTCTGTTCAAGGTGAATGCTAATGACGCAGGTTGAGGAGTTCAGCACCTCGCCCATGTGGACTCGGCGGTGGGGCTTTGTGCTCAAAACGAAGGTGCTTATTAGCTGGTTTTAGTATGTGAACCATGCACCGGATTTCCAAagtcatgacacacacacacacacacacacacacacacacacacacacacacacacacacacacacacacacacacacacacacacacacacacacacacacacacacacacacacaaaatgggaaaattgtTTGAAATGGGAGGAAAAGTAGTCGATTCGTGGTTATGAGGGGCAGGAAATTGAAAACCCAGCCGGattcaaaattaaaacaaagcgtGACGCTGATTGCTAATAGAACAAGTTGTGATGAACTAGCTATCTAAAAGTCTCCAAGGATTTTCTTTGGGCAGCCAGTGGAAGTGCCGAGCGCGGCCTACTGACCTCTTTGTGTTGTAGGCCGTGTCCTGGGGGGTCTCTTCCAACAGCGTGACGTAGACCAGAGCACAGGTCAAAATGAAAAGCACTGTCACAGTGTGGGCTCGCCTGCaa
The DNA window shown above is from Gasterosteus aculeatus chromosome X, fGasAcu3.hap1.1, whole genome shotgun sequence and carries:
- the ptdss2 gene encoding phosphatidylserine synthase 2; this encodes MTKPESKRSAAVNATGKCATSVSGGNASLEPDCPSQSALLKANAMKQTSREGMHRRNTECEVYDDGTNTFFWRAHTVTVLFILTCALVYVTLLEETPQDTAYNTKRGIVASILVFLCFGVTQAKDGPFTRPHPAYWRFWLCVTVVYELFLIFILFQTVHDGRQFMKYIDPKLGVPLPERDYGGNCLMYDPGNTTDPFHNIWDKMDGFVPAHFLGWYIKTLMIRDWWMCMIISVMFEFLEYSLEHQLPNFSECWWDHWIMDVLLCNGLGIYCGMKALAWLSMKPYQWQGLWNIPTYKGKIKRMAFQFTPYSWVKFEWKPASNLRRWLAVLGIIFMFLLAELNTFYLKFVLWMPPEHYLVLLRLVFFVNVGGVAMREIYDFMDDPKFHKKLGQQAWLVAAITVTEFLIVVKYDPNTIMLPIPFVVTQCWFLGIFLIVIWTLWRFFIRDITLRYKETRQRNQEVPADRDRPLGNGSTSTPSGRSKLNGSSETVRMRKS